One Gossypium arboreum isolate Shixiya-1 chromosome 13, ASM2569848v2, whole genome shotgun sequence genomic window, CCAATATCTGAACTGGTTCCTCCTTAAAAGTCAGATTTGGTCTAACTTCAATCTCCTCAACCGGTACAACATGTGTAGGTTCAGAACAGTAGTGTCCCAACATagagacatgaaacacatcatgaatccgctCTAATTCCAGAAGAAGCTCTAACTGGTAGGCAACTGGTCCTAACCGTCTCAAtatgcggtaaggcccaataaaccttgggctcaacttgcccttatgccCAAATCTCAgcaccttcttccatggtgagacctttaGAAAGATAAATCTCCTAGAATACTCAATTTCCTTACAttttagatccgcatacgacttctgtctgttTGATACTACCTTCAATCGATCCCGAACTAATCTGACCTTATCATTGCTATCAAATACTAGTTCAGGACCCAGAACACgctgctcacccaactcagtccaacatgaaaGAGTGCGACACCTATGACCATATagtgcttcgtaaggtgccatctgtatgctagactggtagctattgttgtaggcaaactcagctagcggcaagtaatcctcctaaCTGCCtcagaagtcaatcacacaactccttaacatgtcctccaatatctgaatcaccttCTCTGACTGAACATCTATTTGAGGATGAAACGCTATACTGAAGTCCAACTGTGTAcctagagcttcatgtaacttctttcAGAACCGAGACATGAAGCAAGGATCTCtgtcagatattatggaaactggtacctcatgcagtctcacaatctcagatacaTACCACTTACTAGTTCAGAAAACTACAAATCTCTGATACAGTCTTAGGTtgcttccaatccaaaacagcctcaatctttcgaggatcaaccctaatcccctcagtagaCACCACAAGACCAAGAAACATACCTCATGTAACCAGAATTCAgatttgctgaacttggcatacagttgtttctTCCTCAAAATTTGCAGAACTACTCGGAGATGCTTATCATGTTCATCTTAAATCCTCGAATACACCAGTATGTCGTCGATAAATACTACAacaaaccgatccagatagggttgGAACACTCTGTTCATCAGATTCATAAAAGTTGCCGGTGCACTAGtcagtccaaaaggcattaccaggaactcgtaatgaccataacgagtcctaaacactGTCTTGTGCATATCGGCCTCTTTAACTCTCATTTGATGATACCTTGACCGGAgagatctattttagagaaaaccAACACTCCTTGcagttgatcgaacagatcatcaatccttggcaaaaggtacttgttcttaatggtcAGCCTATTCAgttgtctgtaatcaatgcacatacgcatggatccatccttctttttcacaaacaagactggtgctccccacggaggtACACTAGGTCGGATAAACCCAGGGTTCAGTAACTCTTAAATTTGGGCCTTAAGCTctacaagctccttcggtgctattctataaggggcgatggacaccggagctataccaagaaggagctcaatcccaaactccacttcacgTTCTGGAGGTATCCCTGGTAGCTTTTCAGGAAAGTGGTCCAAAAAATCCTTAACAGTTTTGATATCCTTTACTTAAGAGTCCCCAACAACTGAAACACTGACATAGGCCAagaacgcctcacaacccttgcgAACCAACTTGTTGGCCCTTATTGCAAAAATTACattactcaaatagtttcatcattCTCCAATTACTACTACCTTCTCATCTACCTCAATTCTCAGTACTACCCGTTTAGTGGCACAACCCAAGCTTACTAGATACttaactaacca contains:
- the LOC108464973 gene encoding uncharacterized protein LOC108464973, translating into MAPYEALYGHRCRTLSCWTELGEQRVLGPELVFDSNDKVRLVRDRLKVVSNRQKSYADLKCKEIEYSRRFIFLKVSPWKKVLRFGHKGKLSPRFIGPYRILRRLGPVAYQLELLLELERIHDVFHVSMLGHYCSEPTHVVPVEEIEVRPNLTFKEEPVQILDRDVKVLRRKSIPLVKVLWSNHSSKEATWEPEEEMRQ